Sequence from the Chrysemys picta bellii isolate R12L10 unplaced genomic scaffold, ASM1138683v2 scaf45, whole genome shotgun sequence genome:
ggggaacattctgtgtgacagttgtttgtgtttctccctgatgcacagccaccgttcttgattttaattccctgtgcctgtacgccatgtcgtcactcggcccccctccctccttcccctagtccgtcagatactacgtttgcgccacagctcagagagccgagaagcggttcgcgccttttctttgaattctgggttgagattccaatgcccggatgatgcaaaacagtgtcgcgggcggttctgggtacatgtcgtcaggcccctcccccctcgtcacagcaacgcagacaatagattcgcacctttttacctgggttacctgtgcagacaacatatcacggcaagcatggagcccgctcagctcagctgagctcaccgtcaccatatgtcctctgggtgctggcagacgtgggactgcattgctacacagcagcagctgctaactgccttttggcggtagacggtgtagcatgagtgatagccatggggctggcagccgtagggctgcattgcaccagccccttgccaggcgatggtatattatgactggtacccatcgtcgtcgtactggtgtggctgtcaatcatggccacctgggcagacatgctactgtttcgatgatgatggctaccagtcgtaatatactattttctgccaattgcccagtattgtctgctaagcacccagaagaggccgagggcgatgctgggtgctggcggacgtggggctggcagacgtggggctgcattgctacacagcagcagccccttgccgtttggcagatgatggtattttatgattggtatccgtcatcgtcatactggtatgggtatggctgtcactcatgctgcaccgtcggctgccaccttaagatgtaaaaaatagatttgttctgtattcatatgcttccccttcctccgtgaaatcaatggcctgctaagcccagggttttcattttaatctttggggggaccattctgtgtgacagttgtttgtgtttctccctgttcctgtacctgtacgccatgtcgtcactcggccctccctccctcccgccctccctccttctcctggtccatcagatactactttcgcgccttttttctgaccaggcgccatagctagcactgggatcatggagcccgctcagatcactgcggcaattatgagcactatgaacaccacgcgcattgtcctggagtatatgcagagccaggacatgccaaggtgaaacccggaccaggcgaggaggcgattgcagcgcggcgacgagagtgatgaggaaattgacatggacatagacctctcacaaggcacaggcaccagcaatgtggaaatcatggtgtcactggggcaggttgatgccgtggaacgccgattctgggcccgggaaacaagcacagactggtgggaccgcatcgtgctgcaggtatgggacgattcccagtggctgcgaaactttcgcatgcgtaagggcactttcatggaactttgtgacttgctgtcccctgccctgaaacgccaggataccaagatgagagcagccctcacagttgagaagcgagtggcgatagccctgtggaagcttgcaacgccagacagctaccggtcagtcgggaatcaatttggagtgggcaaatctacggtggaggctgctgtgatccaatttgccagggcaatgaaagacctggtgatagcaagggtagtgactctgggcaacgtgcagtcaatagtggatggttttgctgaaatgggattcccaaactgtggcggggccatagacggaacccatatccctatcttgtcaccggagcaccaagccaccgactacgtaaaccgcaaggggtacttttcaatgctgctgcaagccctggtggatcacaagggacgtttcaccaacatcaacgtgggatggccgggaaaggtacatgatgctcgcgtcttcaggaactctgctctgtttcgaaagctggaggaagggactttcttcccggaccagaaagtgaccattggggatgttgaaatgcctatcgtgatccttggggacccagcctaccccttaatgccatggctcatgaagccgtacacaggcagcctggacaggagtcaggacctgttcaactacaggctgagcaagtgccgaatggtggtggaatgtgcatttggacgtttaaaagcgcgctggcgcagcttactgactcgctcagacctcagcgaaaagaatatccccattgttattgctacttgctgtgcgctccacaatatctgtgagagtaagggggagacctttatggcggggtgggaggttgaggcaactcgcctggccgctgattacgcgcagccagacaccagggcggttagaggagcacagcagggcgcggtgcgcatcagagaagctttgaaaacgagttttgtgactggccaggctacggtgtgaaacttctgtttgtttctccttgatgaaccctccaaaccccccccccccccgacccggttcactctacttccctgtaaaccaaccacaccaccccaccctcccctcccgcttgcagaggcaataaagtcatttttttttaacattcatgcattctttattagttccttacagaggtagggggataattgccgaggtagcctgggatgggtgggggtggagggatggaaaaggacacactgcattttaaaactttaactcttattgaaggccagccttctgatgcttgggcgatcatctggggtggagtgactgggtggacggaggcccccccaccgcgttcttgggcgtctgggtgaggaggctatggaacttggggaggagggctgttggttacacaggggctgtagcggcggtctctgctcctgctgcctttcctgcaactcaaccatacgctcgagcatatcagtttgatgctccagcagacggagcattgcctcttgccgtctgtctgcaagctgacgccacctatcgtcttcagcccgccacttgctctgttcttcccgcgattcagcccgccacctctcctctcgttcatattgggcttttctcatctccgtcattgactgcctccacgcattttgctgtgctctatcagcctgggcggacatctggagctccgtgaacatctcgtccctcgtcctacgttttctctttctaatgttcacgagcctctgcgaaggagaaacatttgcagctggcggaggagaagggagaggtggttaaaaaagacacattttagagaacaatgggtacactctttcattacaaggtcgcatatttcggcttgcaggcagccatcgtaggccacagtgttttggcttttttaaccttcttaacatgcgggaaaggttgcaaacagcagcgcatttcccatatcaaggatgaattgggttgtccatttaaaatggggtttcaatgtaaaaggagggggctgtggtttcccggttaacatgcggcacaaacacaagtaaccccccccccccacacacacacacacgattctctgggatgatcacttcacccctccccccaccgcgtggttaacagcggggaacatttctggtcagaagagcaggaacgggcgcctctgaatgtccccttaataaaatcaccccatttcaaccaggagagctttctggagatgtccctggaggatttccgctccatccccatacacgttaacagacttttccagtagatgtactggccacgattgccagggcaaagtaatcattaaacacgcttgctttttttttgtaatgtttacaaatagttacaaagttacactcaccagaggtctcctgtgtgccctgagggtcttgggtgagttcgggggttactggttccaggtccagggtcacaaacatatcctggctgttggggaaaccggtttctccgcttccttgctgctgtgagctacctacagtacctccatcgtcatcttcctcgttccctgaaccgtcttccctgtgtgtttctccagtgagagagtcatagcacacggttggggtagtcgtggctgcaccccctaggatcgcatgcagctccgcgtagtagcggcaagtttgcggctctgccccggaccttccgtttgcttctctggctttgtggtaagcttgccgtagctccttaattttcacgcggcactgctgtgtgtccctgttatggcctcggtccttcatggccttggagatcttttctaatacttttccatttcttttactgctacggagttcagctatcactgcttcatctccccatatggcgagcagatctcgtacctcccgttcggtccatgctggagctcttttgcgatcctgggaggactccatcacggttacctgtgctgatgagctctgcggggtcacctgagctctccacgctgggcaaacaggaaatgaaattcaaaccttcgcgggtcttttcctgtctacctggtcagtgcatctgagttgagagtgctgtccagagcggtcacaatgaagcactgtgggatagctcccggaggccaataaaatcgaattccgtccacactaccccaattccgacccgcaaagaccggttttatcgctaatcccctcatcagaggtggtgtaaagaaaccggtttaaaggaccctttaagtcgaaagaaagggcttcgttgtgtggacgtgtccaggcttaattcggtttaacgccgctaaagtcgacctaaacccgtagtgtagaccaggcccatgtgtagcattgggagcagcctctgatgttttaccgtctagccggcttgcttcctagaatgaacaggcattgagtggggtgatccacagagagtagctgaaaccttcaaagtgtcagcccagcaacaggacattagcacttccggggaagggtgggtgtggcagtgatatcacaaaggccttttgcaggacgtcagcctattggtcaaaggtgttagggaggtggtgacctccgagagagatgctgacatcagcctggcaggacaggagcacagggccagggaaacctcagagacccctgtggctttgcttcagcaagtctccttctcgaggtctctctttgaggactgagagagtgttagggttgacgtatgtgagtgtgagcaggagcctctttcaagttttctcctttcctttgacggattttactagaaaacagacgtccctatttagaaggtaagagcctccaagaggttttgaaacctgctcagtctgatccatctggtgccagctgaattctagtcatggaaaacagtagtttaagatggcagaattttattccctccctgggattttgtcccgtagaatcactggggacattagggtttgtccttttcgttttaccttttcctccatccccccttcctttctcttcatctcttacgtcttttgtcctttctcctgttcccctttcaccaccaggagtggtgtgtgtgtgtgtgtgtgtgtgtttgtgtgttgctgggggtgctcttcacctccccttgtggggagttcatccaaaactgtatggttgaaatagtgcttggactccactgacactagatgctgccatcctgtggcttagcattagtgtctgggatgacttggggcaagatctcaacctcccctcaacccacttcacttctggcagaatccctcctgcccccccgctagagccgcctcgatgcccagcctggttgggggtgcagaagagggttctgataacttgaggtttggtttggaggtggaacagctgtgaagaacactgaaggggaggtagcaggagctaatcctacaaggaggggggttggcactggaggatactagaaaggacaagaagactccattctggggttcaggaggtgaattcatccctcagcggtgggcaggtggtgggtggaaatactgctggttccaggtgcccttaattccccctgattcctcggggcctttgagtctctgacaggttctcattcccttgcagcaggaggacgtcacggccaaagtgatgcaccagctccgcatcatccggcacttgcgccaggtgcctgagacactgcaggggctgttcctctgaggccttcagcaagtcccgctccctgctgcaggtactgctctggctcactgtaaatggggagctagtggaaggggaaatggagccccctggccctcactaaaagggaaagtggtggattctccatctcttgatgtcattgaatgaagactagatgcctttctggaatgtgtgtgcccaaagagtaactattgtactatacagtaatcctatgatatgcagcgggttagattagatgctctaaaggtctcttctgaccataaagtctactaattttggaaacactgagtgtagcattgggagcagcctctgatgttttactgtctagcccgcttgcttcctagaatgaggatgcattgagtggggtgatccacagagagtagctcaaaccttcaaagtgtcaggccagcagcaggacattagcacttgagggtttggttgggtgtggcagtgacatcacaaaggccttttgcaggatgtcagcttattggtcaaatgtgttagggaggtggtgacctcagagagagatgctgacatcagcctggcaggacaggagcgcagggccagggaaacctcagagaccctgtggctttccttcagcaagtctccttctcggggtctttctttgaggactgagagagtattagggttcacgtacgtcagtgcgtgcaggagcctctttcgagtttctccttttattgattttactagaaaacagacgtgcctgttgagaaggtaagaaccttggagaggtttttaacctgctcagtctgcagtctgatccatctggtgccagctgaattctaggcatggaaaacactagttcaaggtggcagaattttacagcccacctgggattttgtgctgtagaatcactggggacattagggtttgtccttttcgttttaccttttcctccatccctccttgctttctcttgttcccctcccaccaccaggagtggtgtgtgtgtttgtgtgttgctgggggtgctcttcacctccccttgtgggaagttgacactgcaagggctgtgcctctgtggacatcagcaactcccactccctgctgcaggtactgctctggctcactgtaaatggggtgctagtggaaggggaaatggaaccccctggccctcactaaaagggaaagtggtggattctccatctctcgatgtcattgaatgaagactagatacctttctggaatgtgtgtgcccaaaaagtaactattgtactatacaggaggcctatgatatgcaggggcttagatgagatgctctaaaggtctcttctggccataaagtctacaaattttggaaacactgagtgtagcattgggagcagcctctgatgttttactgtctagcccacttgcttcctagaatgaagacgcattgagtggggtgatccacagagagtagctcaaaccttcatagtgtcaggccagcagcaggacattagcacttaagggtttgattggtggcagtgatatcacaaaggtcttttgcaggacctcagcatattggtcaaaggtgttagggaggtggtaacctcagagagagatgccgccatcagcgaggcaggacaggggcgcatggccagggaaacctcagagacccctgtggctttgcttcagcaagtctccttctcgaggtttctcttgaggactgagagagtattaggattcacgtatttgagtgagagcaggagcctctttcgagttgtctcctttccttttactgattttactagaaaacagacatccctgtttcgaaagtaagagcctccaagaggttttggaacctgctcagtctgatccatctggagccagctgaattctaggcatggaaaacactagttcaaggtggcagaattttaatccctccctgtaattttgtctggtagaatcactggggacattagggtttgtccttttcgttttaccttttcctccatccctccttcctttctctttatctcttacttgttttgtcctttctcttgttcctctcccaccaccaggagtggtatatgtgtgtgtgtgtgtgtgtgtgtgtgttgctgggggtgctcttcacctccccttgttgggagttgatccaaaactgtatggttgaaatagtgcttggactccactgacactagatgctgccatcgtgtggtttagcattagtgtctgggatgacttggggcaagatctcaacctccccgcaacccacttcactgctgccagaatcccacctgcccccccaaactccttggatcttaaaacaaggaaaaatcaatcaggttcttaaaaataaggcttttaattaaagaaaaaggtaaaaatcatctctgtaaaatcagtatggaaattaaccttacagggtaatcaaacttaaagagctccgaggactcccctctagtcttaggttcaaagtacagcaaacaaagataaacactctagtaaaaggtacatttacaagttgagaaaacaaaggaaaactaacacgccttgtttgaaataggagagacttgtttagaaagatgtggagaacctggattgatgtctggtccctctcagtcccgagggcgaacacccacacaaacaaagaacacaaacaaaagccttcccctccccaagatttgaaagtatcttgtccccttattggtcctttaggtcagatgccagccaggttacctgagcttcttaaccctttagagggaaaaggattttggagtctctggccaggaggattttatagtactgtacacaggacagctgttacccttccctttatagttatgacaacctcaaaccttcaaagtgtcaggccagcagcaggacattagcacttcagggtttggttgggtgtgtcagtgacatcacaaaggccttttgcaggatgtcagcttattggtcaaatgtgttagggaggtggtgacctccgagagagatgctgacatcagcctggcaggacaggagcacagggccagggaaacctcagagaccctgtggctttgcttcagcaagtctccttctcggggtctttctttgaggactgagagagtattagggttcacatacgtgagtgcgtgcaggagcctctttcgagttttctcctttccttttactgattttactagaaaacagacgtccctgtttagaaggtaagagcctccaagaggttttggaacctgctcagtctgatccatctggttccagctgaattctaggcatggaaaacagtagtttaaggtggcagaattttaatccctccctgtaattttgtctggtagaatcacctgggacattagggtttgtccttttcgttttaccttttcctccatccctccttcctttctctttatctcttacttcttttgtcctttctcttgttcccctcccaccaccaggagtggtatatatgtgtgtgtgtgtgtgtgtgtgtgtgtgtgtgtgtgtgtgttgctgggggtgctcttcacctccccgtgttgggagttgatccaaaactgtatggttgaaatagtgcttggactccactgacactagatgctgccatcgtgtggtttaccattagtgtctgggatgacttggggcaagatctcaacctccccgcaacccacttcactgctgccagaatcccacctgccccccctgctagagccgcctccctgcccaacctgggtgcgggtggagaagagggttctgataacttgagctgtggtttggaggtggaacagctgtcaagggcactgagggggaggtagcaggagctcaccctacaaggacgggggttggcactggagattactagaaaggagaagacgactacattctggggttcaggaggtgaattcatccctcagtggtaggcaggtagtcagtttaaatactgctggttccaggtgcccttaattccccctgattcctcggggcgtttgagtctctgacaggttctcgttcccttgcaggaggaggacgtcacggccaaagtgatgcacccgcatcatccgccacttgcgccaggtcctgagacactgcaggggctgcgcctctgaggccttcagcaactcccgctccctgctgcaggtactgctctgtctccctgtaaatggggagctagtggaaggggaaatggagccccctggcactcactaaaagggaaagtggtggattctccatctctcgatgtcattgaatgaagactagatgcctttctggaatgtgtgtgcccaaaaactaactattgtactatacaggaggcctatgatatgcaggggcttagatgagatgctctaaaggtctcttgtggccataaagtctacaaattttggaaacactgagtgtagtattgggagcagcctctgatgttttactgtctagccggcttgcttcctagaatgaagacgcattgagtggggtgatccacacagagtagctcaaaccttcaaagtgtcaggccagcagcaggacattagcacttccggggatgggtgggtgtggcagtgacatcacaaaggccttttcaggacctcagcctattggtcaaaggtgttagggaggtggtaacctccgagagagatgctgacatcagccaggcaggacaggggcttagggccagggaaacttcagagacccctgtgactttcatagaatcatagaatcatagaatatcagggttggaagggacctcaagaggtcatctactccaaccccgtcctcaaagcaggaccaattcccaactaaatcatcccaaccagggctttgtcaagccgggccttaaaaacctccaaggaaggagactccaccagctccctagttaacgcattccagtgcttcaccaccctccaagtgaaatagtgtttcctaatatccaacctggacctcccccactgcaacttgagaccattgctccttgttctgtcat
This genomic interval carries:
- the LOC135977854 gene encoding uncharacterized protein LOC135977854; this translates as MESSQDRKRAPAWTEREVRDLLAIWGDEAVIAELRSSKRNGKVLEKISKAMKDRGHNRDTQQCRVKIKELRQAYHKAREANGRSGAEPQTCRYYAELHAILGGAATTTPTVCYDSLTGETHREDGSGNEEDDDGGTVGSSQQQGSGETGFPNSQDMFVTLDLEPVTPELTQDPQGTQETSAANVSPSQRLVNIRKRKRRTRDEMFTELQMSAQADRAQQNAWRQSMTEMRKAQYEREERWRAESREEQSKWRAEDDRWRQLADRRQEAMLRLLEHQTDMLERMVELQERQQEQRPPLQPLCNQQPSSPSSIASSPRRPRTRWGGLRPPSHSTPDDRPSIRRLAFNKS